A region of the Streptomyces sp. Mut1 genome:
AACGGGCATGCGTGCTACTCCTCGGGTTCTGAAAAGTCTGGTGGGTACCGCGTCACCGCTCACGGCATGTCGTGGAGAGCCGGTGCGATCTCCTGGGCGGCCTCGCTCCCGTAGGCCCGCGAGACCGTGGCGAGCAGGGCGTCGCGGTCGAGGCCGTACGCCTGCGAGCCGACGGCGCCCAGGGCGGAGGCGGCGGTCACACAGCCGAGCCGGGCCGCCGCCTCCAGCGGCAGCTTCGCGCTCACGGCCGCGAAGAAGCCGGCGCGGAACGCGTCACCGCCACCGGTCGGGTCGGTGACCTCCGTGCCGGGCACGGCCGCGACCGTACGCGTCGCCTCGTTCCCGCTGTCGATCCGGGCGCCGTCGCCGCCCAGGGTGGTGACCCAGGTGTCGACGCGTTCGAGCACGTCGTCGCGGGTCCAGCCGGTGCGCTCCAGCAGCAGGGCGGCCTCGTACTCGTTCGTGAGCAGCCACCGCGCACCGGAGACCAGCTCGCGTATCTGGTCGCCGTCGAGGCGGGCGAGCTGCTGGGAGGGGTCGGCGGCGAAGGGAAGGCCGAGCTGGCGGCACTCCGCGGTGTGCCGGACCATCGCCGCCGGGTCGTTCGGGCAGACCAGGACCAGGTCGGGCCGGTCCCAGGCGCCGACCAGCTGCCACAGGTCGATGTCGCGGGCCTCTTCCATGGCACCGGCGTAGAACGAGGCGATCTGGTTGGCGTCCTCGTCGGTGATGCACATGAAACGGGCGGTCTGCCGCTCGGCGGAGACCCGCACGGCTCCGGTGTCGACGCCGTGCTCCTTGAGCCAGACCTCGTACTCGGCGAAGTCGGTGCCCACGGCCCCGACCAGCAGCGGACGCA
Encoded here:
- a CDS encoding carbohydrate kinase family protein; protein product: MRIAVTGSIATDHLMAFPGRFADQLIPDQLAHVSLSFLVDGLDVRRGGVAANIAFGLGSLGLRPLLVGAVGTDFAEYEVWLKEHGVDTGAVRVSAERQTARFMCITDEDANQIASFYAGAMEEARDIDLWQLVGAWDRPDLVLVCPNDPAAMVRHTAECRQLGLPFAADPSQQLARLDGDQIRELVSGARWLLTNEYEAALLLERTGWTRDDVLERVDTWVTTLGGDGARIDSGNEATRTVAAVPGTEVTDPTGGGDAFRAGFFAAVSAKLPLEAAARLGCVTAASALGAVGSQAYGLDRDALLATVSRAYGSEAAQEIAPALHDMP